Proteins encoded within one genomic window of Platichthys flesus chromosome 13, fPlaFle2.1, whole genome shotgun sequence:
- the wdr4 gene encoding tRNA (guanine-N(7)-)-methyltransferase non-catalytic subunit wdr4 isoform X1, translated as MTAVGFCGKWFISTCDKKLVAVHTKQNSEPFIFDCSTAEKRPKNTKNDNSDDGALEEMGSDTVLAFTVSPSGNLVALTDDTKRLVLFHCEPSWQCISIRWVARRCTTLVFSKAEDELLVADKSGDVYSFSVVEPQRDGELKMGHLSMLLAITMSPDDKYIITADRDEKIRVSHFRCPYNIQSFCLGHQQFVSALLVPSAQPHCLLSGSGDGTLKLWEYESGLRLQSWDLKELEETPSSKDDKEKRPTVCRIISSPDGCLIAVQCERVSAVQFFTLDLVGKEKLMPHSRLSLPHCPLDMTFDSEKQLWVLMESNDAPLQIFSHRQGSWECDSESPELRTVTEVFMPHWETIEASSRSKNRFEHLFKMSFDNVTVYLQKKQQRLEDQQLKRTITQKTNNKRAKKVASGAVNQ; from the exons ATGACAGCGGTGGGTTTTTGTGGAAAATGGTTTATTTCCACCTGCGACAAGAAACTCGTTGCAGTTCACACTAAACAGAACAG CGAACCATTCATTTTTGACTGCAGCACTGCTGAGAAGAGGCCAAAGAATACAAAGAATGACAACAG TGATGATGGTGCCTTGGAGGAAATGGGAAGTGACACAGTCCTTGCGTTCACAGTGTCTCCCTCTGGAAATCTGGTGGCACTGACTGATGACACCAAGAGActggttttatttcattgtgagCCTTCATGGCAGTGTATCAGCATCAG ATGGGTGGCTAGGAGGTGCACGACCCTTGTGTTCAGCAAGGCTGAAGATGAGCTGCTGGTGGCTGATAAATCAGGAGACGTGTACTCCTTCTCGGTGGTGGAACCGCAGAGGGATGGTGAGCTGAAGATGGGACACCTGTCCATGTTGCTAGCTATA ACTATGTCACCGGATGACAAATACATCATCACAGCTGACCGTGATGAGAAGATCAGAGTGAGCCACTTCAGGTGTCCATACAACATCCAGTCCTTCTGCCTGGGACATCAACA GTTTGTCAGTGCCTTGCTGGTCCCATCAGCTCAACCCCACTGTCTGCTGTCTGGATCAGGG GACGGGACTTTGAAGCTGTGGGAGTATGAGTCTGGCCTTAGGCTGCAAAGCTGGGACCTCAAAGAACTTGAAGAGACACCAAGCTCTAAAGATGACAAAGAGAAG AGGCCAACTGTTTGTCGTATCATCAGCTCCCCTGATGGATGTCTCATTGCTGTGCAGTGTGAAAG AGTATCTGCAGTTCAGTTTTTCACCCTGGACCTGGTGGGTAAAGAGAAGCTTATGCCACATAGTCGGCTGTCCTTGCCACACTGTCCCCTCGACATGACCTTTGACTCAGAGAAACAGCTCTGGGTGCTGATGGAGTCCAATGATGCACCACTCCAAATCTTCTCACACAGACAAGGCTCCTGGGAG TGTGATTCTGAGAGCCCTGAACTCCGCACAGTCACTGAAGTCTTCATGCCACATTGGGAAACAATTGAAG CCTCCTCCAGGTCCAAAAACCGGTTTGAGCATCTGTTCAAAATGAGTTTTGACAATGTGACGGTATATCTACAGAAGAAGCAACAGAGACTGGAGGACCAGCAGCTGAAGAGGACGATAACACAGAAGACTAACAACAAGAGGGCCAAGAAGGTCGCATCAGGAGCTGTAAATCAATAA
- the ifngr2 gene encoding interferon gamma receptor 2 isoform X2, with amino-acid sequence MLLMLLCIQAVVQVPVVSEATPAPPQNIHVDKWLLTWTTATEERDVTYTVQYLSFDNIVWKDVPACTQTSFHSCNVTITRDESEHGCVMLRVQAERNRLTSEPVQACSRYGDSCSPEVRLVARPGSLTVNLSGNHSMVWGHADHVKHKVYYGKEGESLQKYEYGTSSVTILKLEEGERYCTKVQYILYNQPVGLESCTQCEVIPVSRHRPKQTDVIVAVVVVIFVAFLISGIVYVLIFRHQRIKHWLQPPCEIPQHFLMPFPGHQICSYTNSIREEHCDIISPIE; translated from the exons ATGCTTCTCATGTTGCTCTGTATTCAAGCCGTCGTCCAAG TTCCAGTGGTGTCTGAGGCTACGCCGGCACCACCACAAAACATTCATGTTGATAAGTGGCTGCTGACATGGACTACTGCCACTGAAGAGAGAGATGTCACCTACACTGTTCAGTACCTTAG CTTTGACAACATTGTGTGGAAAGATGTACCAGCCTGCACCCAGACATCTTTCCACTCATGTAATGTCACTATCACCAGAGATGAGAGTGAGCATGGCTGTGTTATGCTCCGTGTGcaggcagagagaaacagactgaCCTCAGAACCAGTCCAAGCCTGTAGCAGATATG GTGACTCTTGTAGCCCTGAGGTAAGACTGGTGGCACGGCCTGGCTCACTGACTGTAAATCTGAGTGGGAACCACAGCATGGTTTGGGGTCATGCAGACCATGTAAAACACAAGGTTTACTATGGCAAGGAAGGAGAGTCACTGCAG AAGTATGAATATGGTACTTCTTCAGTGACCATCCTAAAGCTGGAGGAGGGTGAACGTTACTGTACGAAGGTGCAGTACATTCTCTACAATCAACCAGTTGGACTGGAAAGTTGCACCCAGTGTGAGGTCATCCCTGTTTCAA GACACAggccaaaacaaacagatgtgatAGTAGCTGTGGTGGTTGTCATTTTCGTGGCCTTTCTGATATCCGGGATAGTGTACGTCCTCATCTTCCGACACCAAAGAATCAAACATTGGCTTCAACCTCCGTGCGAGATCCCACAACAC tttcTGATGCCATTTCCAGGGCATCAGATTTGCAGCTACACCAACAGCATCCGTGAAGAGCACTGTGATATCATTTCTCCTATTGAATGA
- the wdr4 gene encoding tRNA (guanine-N(7)-)-methyltransferase non-catalytic subunit wdr4 isoform X2, whose translation MTAVGFCGKWFISTCDKKLVAVHTKQNSTAEKRPKNTKNDNSDDGALEEMGSDTVLAFTVSPSGNLVALTDDTKRLVLFHCEPSWQCISIRWVARRCTTLVFSKAEDELLVADKSGDVYSFSVVEPQRDGELKMGHLSMLLAITMSPDDKYIITADRDEKIRVSHFRCPYNIQSFCLGHQQFVSALLVPSAQPHCLLSGSGDGTLKLWEYESGLRLQSWDLKELEETPSSKDDKEKRPTVCRIISSPDGCLIAVQCERVSAVQFFTLDLVGKEKLMPHSRLSLPHCPLDMTFDSEKQLWVLMESNDAPLQIFSHRQGSWECDSESPELRTVTEVFMPHWETIEASSRSKNRFEHLFKMSFDNVTVYLQKKQQRLEDQQLKRTITQKTNNKRAKKVASGAVNQ comes from the exons ATGACAGCGGTGGGTTTTTGTGGAAAATGGTTTATTTCCACCTGCGACAAGAAACTCGTTGCAGTTCACACTAAACAGAACAG CACTGCTGAGAAGAGGCCAAAGAATACAAAGAATGACAACAG TGATGATGGTGCCTTGGAGGAAATGGGAAGTGACACAGTCCTTGCGTTCACAGTGTCTCCCTCTGGAAATCTGGTGGCACTGACTGATGACACCAAGAGActggttttatttcattgtgagCCTTCATGGCAGTGTATCAGCATCAG ATGGGTGGCTAGGAGGTGCACGACCCTTGTGTTCAGCAAGGCTGAAGATGAGCTGCTGGTGGCTGATAAATCAGGAGACGTGTACTCCTTCTCGGTGGTGGAACCGCAGAGGGATGGTGAGCTGAAGATGGGACACCTGTCCATGTTGCTAGCTATA ACTATGTCACCGGATGACAAATACATCATCACAGCTGACCGTGATGAGAAGATCAGAGTGAGCCACTTCAGGTGTCCATACAACATCCAGTCCTTCTGCCTGGGACATCAACA GTTTGTCAGTGCCTTGCTGGTCCCATCAGCTCAACCCCACTGTCTGCTGTCTGGATCAGGG GACGGGACTTTGAAGCTGTGGGAGTATGAGTCTGGCCTTAGGCTGCAAAGCTGGGACCTCAAAGAACTTGAAGAGACACCAAGCTCTAAAGATGACAAAGAGAAG AGGCCAACTGTTTGTCGTATCATCAGCTCCCCTGATGGATGTCTCATTGCTGTGCAGTGTGAAAG AGTATCTGCAGTTCAGTTTTTCACCCTGGACCTGGTGGGTAAAGAGAAGCTTATGCCACATAGTCGGCTGTCCTTGCCACACTGTCCCCTCGACATGACCTTTGACTCAGAGAAACAGCTCTGGGTGCTGATGGAGTCCAATGATGCACCACTCCAAATCTTCTCACACAGACAAGGCTCCTGGGAG TGTGATTCTGAGAGCCCTGAACTCCGCACAGTCACTGAAGTCTTCATGCCACATTGGGAAACAATTGAAG CCTCCTCCAGGTCCAAAAACCGGTTTGAGCATCTGTTCAAAATGAGTTTTGACAATGTGACGGTATATCTACAGAAGAAGCAACAGAGACTGGAGGACCAGCAGCTGAAGAGGACGATAACACAGAAGACTAACAACAAGAGGGCCAAGAAGGTCGCATCAGGAGCTGTAAATCAATAA
- the si:ch211-140m22.7 gene encoding calphotin, giving the protein MAASLLRMGRLGCVKCLQADRWSTLSKAPVAVALSTKSGGNKKSSKKNISDKDKAKTYFDLEKLVQHKSYVPPKKEVSAATAVAAAETVADPVHGVTLTASATESIPVAETVSECVPEAVPVAEASTEATPIIEVVAETVPVVEAVAESFAEVVPVGEAIAEAAAFIAETAATPPGKQPAQVAPIEAVPESVSAPEAPESVTETAPVDVAPESVAEAAPVDVATESVAEASPVDAAPVSEASPVDAAPESVAEAAPLEVAPESVADAASVDVAPESVAEAAPVDVTPESVAEAAPLEAAPESVAEAAPLEAAPESVAEATPLEAAPESVAEATPLEAAPESVAEATPLEAAPESVAEATPLEAAPESVAESAPVDAVPESVAEAAPVDKASAPMAEAAPVDAAPAPVAEAALVDAAPAPVAESALVDAPPAPVAEATPVGVAPGEISASIESAEELVDPAPVIAEAKGEELQVEAPAEPSEAPMDPIQKLFLDSIREYSTKSQASGGLVDAGSEYEKALAEEIAKLQRLYGGGDLTSFPDFKFTEPILDEVSQK; this is encoded by the exons ATGGCGGCTTCGCTCCTGAGGATGGGACGACTGGGTTGTGTCaag TGCTTGCAGGCTGACAGGTGGAGTACTCTAAGCAAAGCCCCTGTAGCTGTAGCCCTAAGCACAAAATCTGGAGGTAACAAAAAATCTTCCAAAAAGAACATCTCAG ACAAAGACAAGGCTAAAACATACTTCGATCTAGAGAAACTTGTCCAGCACAAGTCATATGTGCCTCCCAAGAAAGAAGTTTCTGCAGCGACAGCCGTagctgcagctgaaacagtCGCTGATCCAGTGCACGGGGTTACTCTCACAGCTTCAGCAACAGAATCCATACCTGTTGCTGAAACAGTCTCTGAATGTGTCCCAGAAGCTGTACCTGTTGCTGAAGCCTCCACTGAAGCTACACCTATTATTGAAGTTGTTGCTGAAACTGTACCAGTGGTTGAGGCTGTTGCAGAATCTTTTGCTGAAGTCGTACCAGTGGGGGAAGCCATTGCAGAGGCTGCTGCTTTTATTGCTGAAACTGCTGCCACTCCACCAGGTAAACAGCCTGCTCAAGTTGCTCCCATTGAAGCAGTCCCTGAGTCAGTGTCAGCCCCTGAAGCCCCAGAGTCTGTGACTGAAACTGCTCCCGTAGATGTGGCCccagagtctgtggctgaagctgctcccgTAGATGTGGCCAcagagtctgtggctgaagcttcTCCCGTAGACGCTGCCCCAGTGTCTGAAGCTTCTCCTGTAGACGCGGCCccagagtctgtggctgaagctgctccccTAGAGGTGGCCCCAGAGTCTGTGGCTGATGCTGCTTCTGTAGACGTGGCCccagagtctgtggctgaagctgctcctgtGGACGTGACCccagagtctgtggctgaagctgctccccTAGAGGCGGCCccagagtctgtggctgaagctgctccccTAGAGGCGGCCccagagtctgtggctgaagctacTCCCCTAGAGGCGGCCccagagtctgtggctgaagctacTCCCCTAGAGGCGGCCccagagtctgtggctgaagctacTCCCCTAGAGGCGGCCccagagtctgtggctgaagctacTCCCCTAGAGGCGGCCccagagtctgtggctgaaTCCGCTCCAGTAGACGCAGTCccagagtctgtggctgaagctgctcccgTAGACAAGGCCTCAGCGCCcatggctgaagctgctcccgTAGACGCGGCCCCAGCGCCCGTTGCTGAAGCTGCTCTTGTCGACGCGGCCCCAGCGCCCGTAGCTGAATCTGCTCTTGTCGATGCTCCACCAGCGCCCGTGGCTGAAGCTACTCCCGTCGGAGTGGCCCCAGGAGAGATTTCTGCCTCTATAGAAAGTGCTGAAGAGCTGGTGGATCCTGCTCCAGTCATAGCTGAAGCAAAAGGAGAGGAACTGCAGGTGGAAGCCCCAGCTGAACCATCTGAGG CTCCAATGGACCCAATTCAGAAGCTCTTCCTGGACTCAATCCGCGAGTACTCTACAAAAAGCCA GGCTTCTGGGGGGCTGGTCGATGCAGGTTCAGAATATGAGAAGGCTTTAGCAGAGGAGATTGCAAAGCTTCAGAGACTCTATGGTGGTGGAGACCTAACATCCTTCCCTGACTTCAAATTCACAG agccCATCTTGGATGAAGTTTCCCAGAAGTGA
- the wdr4 gene encoding tRNA (guanine-N(7)-)-methyltransferase non-catalytic subunit wdr4 isoform X3 — protein sequence MTAVGFCGKWFISTCDKKLVAVHTKQNSEPFIFDCSTAEKRPKNTKNDNSDDGALEEMGSDTVLAFTVSPSGNLVALTDDTKRLVLFHCEPSWQCISIRWVARRCTTLVFSKAEDELLVADKSGDVYSFSVVEPQRDGELKMGHLSMLLAITMSPDDKYIITADRDEKIRVSHFRCPYNIQSFCLGHQQFVSALLVPSAQPHCLLSGSGDGTLKLWEYESGLRLQSWDLKELEETPSSKDDKEKRPTVCRIISSPDGCLIAVQCERVSAVQFFTLDLVGKEKLMPHSRLSLPHCPLDMTFDSEKQLWVLMESNDAPLQIFSHRQGSWECDSESPELRTVTEVFMPHWETIEDPGPLWPHHGMQFVDRAPWVVVLDPVWRILCHVG from the exons ATGACAGCGGTGGGTTTTTGTGGAAAATGGTTTATTTCCACCTGCGACAAGAAACTCGTTGCAGTTCACACTAAACAGAACAG CGAACCATTCATTTTTGACTGCAGCACTGCTGAGAAGAGGCCAAAGAATACAAAGAATGACAACAG TGATGATGGTGCCTTGGAGGAAATGGGAAGTGACACAGTCCTTGCGTTCACAGTGTCTCCCTCTGGAAATCTGGTGGCACTGACTGATGACACCAAGAGActggttttatttcattgtgagCCTTCATGGCAGTGTATCAGCATCAG ATGGGTGGCTAGGAGGTGCACGACCCTTGTGTTCAGCAAGGCTGAAGATGAGCTGCTGGTGGCTGATAAATCAGGAGACGTGTACTCCTTCTCGGTGGTGGAACCGCAGAGGGATGGTGAGCTGAAGATGGGACACCTGTCCATGTTGCTAGCTATA ACTATGTCACCGGATGACAAATACATCATCACAGCTGACCGTGATGAGAAGATCAGAGTGAGCCACTTCAGGTGTCCATACAACATCCAGTCCTTCTGCCTGGGACATCAACA GTTTGTCAGTGCCTTGCTGGTCCCATCAGCTCAACCCCACTGTCTGCTGTCTGGATCAGGG GACGGGACTTTGAAGCTGTGGGAGTATGAGTCTGGCCTTAGGCTGCAAAGCTGGGACCTCAAAGAACTTGAAGAGACACCAAGCTCTAAAGATGACAAAGAGAAG AGGCCAACTGTTTGTCGTATCATCAGCTCCCCTGATGGATGTCTCATTGCTGTGCAGTGTGAAAG AGTATCTGCAGTTCAGTTTTTCACCCTGGACCTGGTGGGTAAAGAGAAGCTTATGCCACATAGTCGGCTGTCCTTGCCACACTGTCCCCTCGACATGACCTTTGACTCAGAGAAACAGCTCTGGGTGCTGATGGAGTCCAATGATGCACCACTCCAAATCTTCTCACACAGACAAGGCTCCTGGGAG TGTGATTCTGAGAGCCCTGAACTCCGCACAGTCACTGAAGTCTTCATGCCACATTGGGAAACAATTGAAG atccagggcctctgtggccgcaccatggaatgcagtttgtggatcgcgcaccgtgGGTCgtggtgttggatccagtgtggcggattctgtgtcatgtgggctga
- the wdr4 gene encoding tRNA (guanine-N(7)-)-methyltransferase non-catalytic subunit wdr4 isoform X4, whose amino-acid sequence MTAVGFCGKWFISTCDKKLVAVHTKQNSEPFIFDCSTAEKRPKNTKNDNSDDGALEEMGSDTVLAFTVSPSGNLVALTDDTKRLVLFHCEPSWQCISIRWVARRCTTLVFSKAEDELLVADKSGDVYSFSVVEPQRDGELKMGHLSMLLAITMSPDDKYIITADRDEKIRVSHFRCPYNIQSFCLGHQQFVSALLVPSAQPHCLLSGSGDGTLKLWEYESGLRLQSWDLKELEETPSSKDDKEKRPTVCRIISSPDGCLIAVQCERVSAVQFFTLDLVGKEKLMPHSRLSLPHCPLDMTFDSEKQLWVLMESNDAPLQIFSHRQGSWECDSESPELRTVTEVFMPHWETIEGSCEQRSGTRIHSITTNSMTNLLQVQKPV is encoded by the exons ATGACAGCGGTGGGTTTTTGTGGAAAATGGTTTATTTCCACCTGCGACAAGAAACTCGTTGCAGTTCACACTAAACAGAACAG CGAACCATTCATTTTTGACTGCAGCACTGCTGAGAAGAGGCCAAAGAATACAAAGAATGACAACAG TGATGATGGTGCCTTGGAGGAAATGGGAAGTGACACAGTCCTTGCGTTCACAGTGTCTCCCTCTGGAAATCTGGTGGCACTGACTGATGACACCAAGAGActggttttatttcattgtgagCCTTCATGGCAGTGTATCAGCATCAG ATGGGTGGCTAGGAGGTGCACGACCCTTGTGTTCAGCAAGGCTGAAGATGAGCTGCTGGTGGCTGATAAATCAGGAGACGTGTACTCCTTCTCGGTGGTGGAACCGCAGAGGGATGGTGAGCTGAAGATGGGACACCTGTCCATGTTGCTAGCTATA ACTATGTCACCGGATGACAAATACATCATCACAGCTGACCGTGATGAGAAGATCAGAGTGAGCCACTTCAGGTGTCCATACAACATCCAGTCCTTCTGCCTGGGACATCAACA GTTTGTCAGTGCCTTGCTGGTCCCATCAGCTCAACCCCACTGTCTGCTGTCTGGATCAGGG GACGGGACTTTGAAGCTGTGGGAGTATGAGTCTGGCCTTAGGCTGCAAAGCTGGGACCTCAAAGAACTTGAAGAGACACCAAGCTCTAAAGATGACAAAGAGAAG AGGCCAACTGTTTGTCGTATCATCAGCTCCCCTGATGGATGTCTCATTGCTGTGCAGTGTGAAAG AGTATCTGCAGTTCAGTTTTTCACCCTGGACCTGGTGGGTAAAGAGAAGCTTATGCCACATAGTCGGCTGTCCTTGCCACACTGTCCCCTCGACATGACCTTTGACTCAGAGAAACAGCTCTGGGTGCTGATGGAGTCCAATGATGCACCACTCCAAATCTTCTCACACAGACAAGGCTCCTGGGAG TGTGATTCTGAGAGCCCTGAACTCCGCACAGTCACTGAAGTCTTCATGCCACATTGGGAAACAATTGAAG GTTCATGTGAACAGAGATCTGGAACCAGAATACATTCGATCACCACGAACAGCATGACAAA CCTCCTCCAGGTCCAAAAACCGGTTTGA
- the ifngr2 gene encoding interferon gamma receptor 2 isoform X1, protein MLLMLLCIQAVVQVPVVSEATPAPPQNIHVDKWLLTWTTATEERDVTYTVQYLSFDNIVWKDVPACTQTSFHSCNVTITRDESEHGCVMLRVQAERNRLTSEPVQACSRYGDSCSPEVRLVARPGSLTVNLSGNHSMVWGHADHVKHKVYYGKEGESLQQKYEYGTSSVTILKLEEGERYCTKVQYILYNQPVGLESCTQCEVIPVSRHRPKQTDVIVAVVVVIFVAFLISGIVYVLIFRHQRIKHWLQPPCEIPQHFLMPFPGHQICSYTNSIREEHCDIISPIE, encoded by the exons ATGCTTCTCATGTTGCTCTGTATTCAAGCCGTCGTCCAAG TTCCAGTGGTGTCTGAGGCTACGCCGGCACCACCACAAAACATTCATGTTGATAAGTGGCTGCTGACATGGACTACTGCCACTGAAGAGAGAGATGTCACCTACACTGTTCAGTACCTTAG CTTTGACAACATTGTGTGGAAAGATGTACCAGCCTGCACCCAGACATCTTTCCACTCATGTAATGTCACTATCACCAGAGATGAGAGTGAGCATGGCTGTGTTATGCTCCGTGTGcaggcagagagaaacagactgaCCTCAGAACCAGTCCAAGCCTGTAGCAGATATG GTGACTCTTGTAGCCCTGAGGTAAGACTGGTGGCACGGCCTGGCTCACTGACTGTAAATCTGAGTGGGAACCACAGCATGGTTTGGGGTCATGCAGACCATGTAAAACACAAGGTTTACTATGGCAAGGAAGGAGAGTCACTGCAG CAGAAGTATGAATATGGTACTTCTTCAGTGACCATCCTAAAGCTGGAGGAGGGTGAACGTTACTGTACGAAGGTGCAGTACATTCTCTACAATCAACCAGTTGGACTGGAAAGTTGCACCCAGTGTGAGGTCATCCCTGTTTCAA GACACAggccaaaacaaacagatgtgatAGTAGCTGTGGTGGTTGTCATTTTCGTGGCCTTTCTGATATCCGGGATAGTGTACGTCCTCATCTTCCGACACCAAAGAATCAAACATTGGCTTCAACCTCCGTGCGAGATCCCACAACAC tttcTGATGCCATTTCCAGGGCATCAGATTTGCAGCTACACCAACAGCATCCGTGAAGAGCACTGTGATATCATTTCTCCTATTGAATGA